From a single Arthrobacter sp. SLBN-112 genomic region:
- a CDS encoding HNH endonuclease signature motif containing protein yields the protein MGKAAVAKALEDIRAAVGVLNAEVDGAGSLPFSEADPLAGLADGCLDVLAGAREVESGIAGLKAKAAVRYAETAQAMAPPDTPVVALEMAVAAEIGCVLALGPRAAASFLATSHALTVGLPRTLEALQAGVLSWQHAVAMADETAALDPAGAAAMEAHFLNPDAPDAVRGCPVGQMPAHRFKAKARLWRERHHAESIEKRHARSVLDRRVEFRPDQDGMAWLSACLPADQAVAGWNRLTAVARGMQGPHESRTMPQLRADNFADSVLGSSNSTGSGTGPAGVPSPIRAQVLVTVPVFALMGVTDEPAVLDGYGPIPPSMAQRLVADGADSFHRVLVDPRDGAPLEIGRTSYRITKAMRAWLRMRDGKCPFPGCSNNSLDNDADHILAWANGGTTGISNLGQPCPKHHRLRHTTGWKPTPAGKNEPPGWTSPTGRHYKSEHQDWEPPHWPQHMRPRLKPLPGSIAGCPDFIHVLNSPAEEGLARFLHAPPG from the coding sequence ATGGGGAAAGCGGCGGTGGCGAAGGCGTTGGAGGACATCCGTGCCGCTGTTGGTGTGCTCAATGCTGAGGTGGATGGGGCGGGGTCGTTGCCGTTTTCCGAGGCTGATCCGTTGGCGGGGTTGGCTGATGGGTGCTTGGACGTTCTGGCCGGAGCCCGTGAGGTGGAGTCCGGGATCGCGGGCCTGAAGGCGAAGGCTGCGGTGCGGTATGCGGAGACTGCCCAGGCGATGGCGCCGCCGGATACCCCGGTGGTGGCGCTGGAGATGGCGGTGGCTGCGGAGATAGGGTGCGTGTTGGCGTTGGGTCCGCGGGCTGCGGCGTCGTTCCTTGCCACGTCCCATGCCCTGACCGTCGGTTTGCCGCGGACCCTGGAGGCTTTGCAGGCCGGCGTGCTCTCATGGCAGCACGCCGTGGCCATGGCCGACGAAACCGCTGCCCTTGATCCTGCGGGCGCCGCGGCGATGGAAGCCCATTTCCTGAACCCCGACGCACCTGACGCCGTGCGGGGGTGCCCGGTGGGGCAGATGCCGGCGCATCGGTTCAAGGCCAAGGCCCGGCTCTGGCGGGAACGCCACCACGCGGAGTCGATCGAGAAGCGGCACGCCAGATCGGTACTGGACCGGCGGGTGGAGTTTCGGCCGGACCAGGACGGGATGGCCTGGCTCTCGGCGTGCCTCCCGGCGGACCAGGCTGTGGCTGGCTGGAACCGGCTCACCGCTGTTGCCCGTGGGATGCAGGGCCCGCACGAGTCCCGCACCATGCCCCAGCTGCGAGCTGACAATTTCGCCGATTCGGTTCTTGGCAGCAGCAACAGCACCGGCAGTGGTACCGGCCCCGCGGGGGTCCCGTCGCCGATCAGGGCCCAGGTTCTGGTGACGGTCCCGGTGTTCGCGCTGATGGGGGTGACTGATGAGCCGGCGGTGCTGGACGGGTACGGGCCGATCCCGCCGTCGATGGCACAGCGGCTTGTCGCGGACGGGGCAGATTCGTTTCACCGCGTGTTGGTGGATCCGCGGGACGGGGCGCCGCTGGAGATCGGCAGGACCAGCTACCGAATCACGAAAGCGATGCGGGCCTGGCTGAGGATGCGGGACGGCAAGTGTCCGTTCCCCGGTTGCAGCAACAACTCCCTGGACAACGACGCCGACCACATCCTCGCGTGGGCCAACGGCGGCACAACGGGGATCAGCAATTTGGGACAGCCCTGCCCAAAGCACCACAGGCTCCGGCACACCACCGGCTGGAAACCCACCCCGGCGGGCAAGAACGAACCACCCGGCTGGACCTCACCCACGGGCCGGCACTACAAAAGCGAACACCAGGACTGGGAACCACCACACTGGCCACAACACATGCGGCCGCGGCTCAAACCGCTGCCTGGATCAATAGCGGGCTGTCCGGATTTTATCCACGTACTGAATTCACCCGCAGAAGAGGGCCTTGCACGGTTCCTGCATGCCCCACCCGGTTGA
- a CDS encoding glycoside hydrolase family 16 protein, whose protein sequence is MTPEPFAAADPAAASNAMPVGDLPGWTQVFAEDFTEGDVGLGGFPGPAYGARWSENYFDGTPDTAAQQQPKGQRTSGYYPSKVLSVHDGFMDMFLHSENGVAMGAAPSPKLFGANQRPYNSLVYGRYSVRFKADVLPGFKLAWLLWPDSKNWPADGEIDFPEGDLSKVMYAAVHGLENGIHDNEVLRPEVPYGDWHIATTEWRADGIEFFLDGKSLGVSRRFTPTKNMHYILQTESCGPVCPSPETSGHVLVDWVAIWAKS, encoded by the coding sequence TTGACCCCCGAGCCTTTCGCGGCCGCAGACCCTGCCGCCGCCTCCAACGCGATGCCGGTGGGGGACCTGCCGGGCTGGACGCAGGTCTTTGCGGAGGACTTCACTGAGGGAGACGTGGGCCTTGGCGGATTCCCCGGCCCCGCCTACGGTGCCCGGTGGAGCGAGAACTACTTTGACGGCACGCCGGATACGGCTGCCCAGCAGCAACCCAAGGGCCAGCGGACCTCCGGGTATTACCCGTCGAAGGTCCTGAGTGTCCATGACGGCTTCATGGACATGTTCCTGCACTCGGAAAACGGCGTGGCCATGGGTGCGGCTCCATCGCCCAAACTTTTTGGAGCAAACCAGCGGCCGTACAACAGCCTGGTGTATGGGCGCTACTCGGTTCGCTTCAAGGCGGACGTCCTGCCGGGCTTCAAGCTCGCATGGCTGCTGTGGCCGGACAGCAAGAATTGGCCCGCGGATGGGGAGATCGACTTTCCCGAGGGTGACCTGTCAAAGGTCATGTACGCCGCCGTGCACGGCCTCGAAAACGGCATCCACGACAATGAGGTCCTTCGCCCCGAGGTGCCGTACGGGGACTGGCACATAGCCACCACCGAGTGGCGTGCGGACGGCATCGAGTTCTTCCTTGATGGAAAGTCGTTGGGTGTTTCCAGGAGGTTCACCCCGACCAAAAACATGCATTACATCCTGCAGACCGAGTCCTGCGGGCCAGTGTGCCCATCGCCGGAAACCAGCGGGCACGTCCTGGTTGACTGGGTGGCCATCTGGGCAAAGTCCTAG
- a CDS encoding cation diffusion facilitator family transporter, with protein MTGTLQSPTSERRQVLSRRIRLFAAATITYNVIEAIVALWAGGVADSSALIGFGLDSVIEVASALALSWQFSAKDPERREHLTLRIIALSFFALAAFVAIDSIRSLAGGGEAQHSLPGIVIAALSLAVMPVLSWAQRRAGRELGSRTAVADSKQTLLCTYLSAVLLVGLVLNSTLGWWWADAGAALVIAGIAVREGINAWRGDACCAVPHAPEEEAENGACCSGCSSDIQPQALGMPGLRKD; from the coding sequence ATGACCGGCACACTCCAATCCCCCACCTCCGAACGCCGGCAGGTGCTGAGCCGCCGGATCAGGCTTTTCGCGGCAGCCACCATCACCTACAACGTCATCGAGGCCATCGTGGCGCTGTGGGCGGGCGGCGTAGCCGATTCCTCCGCCCTGATCGGTTTCGGCCTGGATTCGGTGATCGAGGTAGCCTCCGCCCTGGCGCTGTCCTGGCAGTTCTCCGCCAAGGACCCGGAGCGGCGCGAACACCTGACCCTGCGGATCATTGCCCTCTCGTTCTTTGCCCTGGCCGCCTTCGTGGCCATCGATTCCATTCGTTCCCTCGCGGGCGGCGGGGAAGCACAGCACTCCCTGCCCGGCATCGTCATTGCGGCGCTGAGCCTGGCCGTCATGCCGGTGCTGTCCTGGGCGCAGCGGCGGGCCGGCCGGGAACTTGGATCGCGGACGGCGGTGGCCGATTCCAAGCAGACGCTGCTGTGCACCTACCTCTCCGCCGTGCTCCTGGTGGGGCTCGTCCTGAACAGCACCTTGGGCTGGTGGTGGGCCGATGCAGGCGCGGCGCTGGTGATCGCCGGCATTGCGGTGCGCGAAGGCATCAACGCCTGGCGCGGGGACGCCTGCTGCGCTGTTCCGCATGCGCCGGAAGAGGAGGCCGAAAACGGCGCCTGCTGCTCCGGCTGCTCCAGCGACATCCAGCCGCAGGCCCTGGGAATGCCCGGCCTCCGGAAGGACTAA
- a CDS encoding VOC family protein, with the protein MPTQLNPYLSFRNNAREAMEFYKDVFGGELNIGTFAEFQASQDPSEEQLVMHAQLDTPTGLTLMASDTPQRMDYTPGNTFSVSLSGDDDAELRGYWEKLSDGGTVTMPLQKAIWGDTFGMCTDKFGVQWLVNIAGPKQ; encoded by the coding sequence ATGCCCACGCAACTCAATCCCTACCTGAGCTTTCGAAACAATGCCCGTGAAGCCATGGAGTTCTACAAGGACGTCTTTGGCGGCGAACTGAACATTGGCACGTTCGCAGAATTCCAGGCCAGCCAGGATCCTTCCGAAGAACAACTGGTCATGCACGCCCAGCTGGACACCCCGACCGGGCTCACGCTAATGGCCTCGGACACCCCGCAGCGCATGGACTACACGCCCGGCAACACGTTCAGCGTCTCCCTCAGCGGCGACGACGATGCAGAACTGAGGGGCTACTGGGAGAAGCTGTCCGACGGCGGCACCGTCACCATGCCGCTGCAAAAAGCCATCTGGGGCGACACCTTTGGCATGTGCACTGACAAATTCGGCGTCCAGTGGCTGGTCAACATCGCCGGCCCCAAGCAGTAA
- a CDS encoding FAD-dependent monooxygenase, with protein MHDVVIVGSGPTGLMLAGELRLAGVDAVVLERRESQELAGSRGGGIHARTLELLDQRGIVDRFLAEGKTMNTATFGNTPLDLSALPTRHPYTLALFQNHIERLLLQWAEELRVQVRRGVEVTGVQEDDGGVDVQLAAGGSVRSRYVVGTDGGRSTVRRSAGIAMVGPDATRSSLIAEVKVAGEPKQQGKVDARGIHGLYPMGDGTVRVVVTEAVLGPATEPTLPDLRQALTDVFGTDFGVHSPTWLSRFTDATRQAESYRKGRVLLAGDAAHVHSPTGGLGIGLGVQDAVNLGWKLGQVVRGSSGGELLDTYHAERHPAGERALKYTMAQSLFQKADPRQEALRDLLGEVLRVEGAGEPIAALVTGLDVAYDLGPGHPLLGRRMPDLDITTAAGPARVFELLHQAEPVLLDFGGQELGAGISTARVRHVRATYDGAWQLPVLGTVPAPTAVLVRPDGYAAWVGEGPVDGLAEALDTWCGKASQPQERP; from the coding sequence ATGCATGACGTGGTGATTGTGGGGAGCGGGCCCACGGGGTTGATGCTGGCGGGCGAGCTGCGGCTGGCGGGGGTGGACGCGGTTGTCCTGGAGCGGCGGGAGTCGCAGGAGCTGGCGGGCTCGCGCGGCGGCGGCATCCATGCGCGGACCCTTGAACTGCTGGACCAGCGCGGCATCGTGGACAGGTTCCTGGCCGAGGGCAAAACGATGAACACCGCCACGTTCGGCAACACCCCGCTGGACCTCAGCGCGCTGCCCACGCGCCATCCGTACACGCTGGCGCTGTTCCAGAACCACATCGAGCGGCTGCTGCTCCAGTGGGCGGAAGAGCTGCGCGTCCAGGTCCGGCGCGGCGTGGAGGTCACCGGCGTACAGGAGGACGACGGCGGCGTGGACGTCCAGCTTGCCGCCGGCGGATCGGTGCGGTCCCGGTACGTCGTGGGCACCGACGGCGGGCGCAGCACAGTGCGGCGTTCGGCCGGCATCGCGATGGTGGGCCCGGACGCCACCCGGAGCAGCCTGATTGCCGAGGTGAAAGTGGCCGGCGAGCCCAAACAGCAGGGAAAGGTGGACGCCCGCGGCATCCACGGTCTGTACCCGATGGGGGACGGCACCGTCCGCGTGGTAGTGACCGAGGCCGTCCTGGGTCCGGCCACCGAGCCCACGCTCCCGGACCTGCGGCAGGCGCTGACTGATGTGTTCGGCACCGACTTCGGCGTGCACAGCCCCACCTGGCTCTCGCGCTTTACCGACGCGACGCGCCAGGCGGAGTCCTACCGGAAGGGCCGGGTGCTGCTGGCCGGCGACGCGGCGCATGTCCACTCACCCACGGGCGGGCTGGGCATCGGCCTGGGCGTGCAAGACGCCGTCAACCTCGGCTGGAAGCTGGGGCAGGTGGTGCGGGGCAGCTCCGGCGGGGAACTGCTGGACACTTACCACGCGGAACGCCACCCGGCGGGGGAACGGGCGCTGAAGTACACCATGGCGCAGTCCCTCTTCCAGAAGGCCGATCCCCGGCAGGAGGCCCTGCGCGACCTGCTCGGTGAGGTGCTCCGCGTGGAGGGAGCGGGCGAGCCCATTGCCGCGCTGGTGACCGGTCTCGACGTCGCCTATGACCTGGGACCCGGCCATCCGCTCCTGGGGCGCCGGATGCCGGACCTGGACATCACCACCGCTGCCGGGCCGGCCCGGGTGTTCGAGTTGCTGCACCAGGCCGAGCCGGTGCTGTTGGACTTCGGCGGGCAGGAATTGGGTGCGGGCATTTCCACCGCGAGGGTCAGGCACGTCCGGGCAACGTACGACGGCGCGTGGCAGCTTCCCGTGCTGGGCACCGTGCCGGCGCCCACGGCAGTCCTGGTCCGGCCCGACGGGTACGCGGCCTGGGTGGGGGAGGGCCCAGTGGACGGTCTTGCCGAGGCGCTGGACACGTGGTGCGGAAAGGCTAGCCAGCCTCAAGAACGGCCTTGA
- a CDS encoding GAF and ANTAR domain-containing protein produces MADQDMADDLEQLVDLVAGMEDIKSVLDGLTEVAAATMTGTTGVPIECAVTLHRRKRTATIGGSSGTAMVLDRIEQTLGDGPCVDALQSGVPVLLGDVSSDRRWPEYRSALSAAGIASALGIPMKLDDDAGAVLDFFAPVSGRFSEQAVADGVRFAGMAGKALRLAVRIVSADQRAEHLKAAMDTRTVIDLACGIIMAQSKCNKEAAFQLLRNASNTRNQKLNDLAQSLVDRFAGQGAAAAYFDD; encoded by the coding sequence ATGGCGGATCAGGACATGGCAGACGACCTCGAGCAGCTTGTGGATCTGGTGGCCGGCATGGAGGACATCAAATCGGTGCTCGATGGCCTGACGGAGGTTGCGGCGGCCACCATGACCGGCACCACGGGAGTCCCCATCGAATGCGCTGTCACGCTGCACCGGCGCAAGCGTACTGCCACCATTGGCGGCAGCAGCGGCACGGCCATGGTCCTGGACCGGATTGAGCAAACCCTGGGAGACGGTCCGTGCGTGGACGCTTTGCAAAGCGGCGTTCCCGTCCTCCTGGGGGATGTTTCGTCCGACCGGCGCTGGCCGGAGTACCGCAGCGCCCTGTCCGCGGCGGGGATCGCCAGTGCCCTGGGCATCCCCATGAAACTGGATGACGACGCCGGGGCGGTCCTGGATTTTTTCGCTCCGGTCAGCGGTCGCTTCAGTGAGCAGGCAGTGGCTGATGGGGTCAGGTTCGCCGGGATGGCGGGAAAAGCGCTGCGGCTCGCCGTCCGGATCGTGTCAGCGGACCAGCGTGCCGAGCACCTGAAAGCGGCGATGGACACCAGGACCGTCATTGACCTCGCCTGCGGCATCATCATGGCCCAGAGCAAGTGCAACAAGGAGGCCGCCTTCCAGCTTCTCCGCAACGCTTCCAACACCAGGAACCAGAAGCTCAACGATCTCGCGCAATCGCTGGTGGACCGGTTTGCAGGCCAAGGAGCGGCGGCAGCCTACTTCGACGACTGA
- a CDS encoding YciI family protein — protein MVSDGPFAESKETLGGYYLVEAADLDEALEIAKEVPAGVGVEVWPVRVIS, from the coding sequence CTGGTCTCGGACGGTCCGTTCGCGGAGTCGAAGGAGACCCTGGGCGGCTACTACCTGGTGGAGGCGGCCGACCTGGATGAGGCACTTGAGATCGCCAAGGAGGTTCCCGCCGGGGTTGGAGTAGAGGTCTGGCCTGTACGAGTGATCAGCTGA
- a CDS encoding acyltransferase family protein produces the protein MPAQERPAGPGAGLIGGRKHALDGLRTIAVAGVFFFHTATDSMPGGSIGVDVFFTLSGFVITLLIMKERIATGRLHLGIFYAKRLARLWPALLALCAVILAVGFVFPASGWGGQAGFVLPAAAYVMNLAHFGMFGDSIAGETLGPTWTLAVEEQFYLAWPLLLLAMLRFWKVRTAALATVALAAVFVLNRFLLVNAGEPLDRIYNGPDTRADELLIGCALALLFTAVRHGSRLHSALASAARWGAPLAGITLVAALFLLKEPDTPGDWFNMFWTFGPATLALLSAVLIGSLVLQPAGFLSRILSHPWLARPGRDLSYGLYLWHLPVYLLLMPLIPALPLRIALTAVLTVLLAYASFRLVERPLRRWANERLEPAVVRSTAGPSPSVPSAAGPSAAGPSAAGTSTPGPAAPAGAAARQRAAEPQPAGQLIN, from the coding sequence TTGCCAGCACAGGAACGCCCGGCAGGGCCCGGAGCAGGGCTCATCGGCGGACGCAAGCATGCCCTGGACGGGCTCCGGACCATCGCCGTGGCGGGTGTGTTCTTCTTCCATACGGCCACCGACTCAATGCCGGGCGGATCCATCGGCGTGGACGTGTTCTTCACGCTGAGCGGCTTTGTGATCACGCTGCTGATCATGAAGGAGCGGATCGCCACCGGCCGGCTGCACCTGGGCATCTTCTACGCCAAGCGCCTTGCCCGGCTCTGGCCGGCGCTGCTGGCGCTCTGCGCGGTGATTCTCGCCGTCGGATTCGTGTTCCCGGCCTCCGGTTGGGGCGGCCAGGCGGGCTTCGTCCTCCCGGCCGCCGCCTACGTGATGAACCTGGCGCACTTTGGCATGTTCGGCGACTCCATTGCCGGTGAAACCCTGGGCCCCACCTGGACCCTCGCCGTCGAAGAGCAGTTCTACCTGGCGTGGCCGCTGCTCCTGCTGGCCATGCTCCGGTTCTGGAAGGTCCGCACCGCAGCCCTGGCCACCGTGGCCCTGGCCGCCGTCTTCGTACTGAACCGGTTCCTGCTGGTCAACGCTGGGGAGCCGCTGGACCGCATCTACAACGGGCCGGACACCCGGGCGGACGAACTGCTGATCGGCTGCGCGCTTGCCCTTCTGTTCACCGCCGTGCGGCACGGTTCGCGGCTGCACTCGGCCCTGGCATCCGCCGCCCGCTGGGGCGCCCCGCTGGCCGGCATCACCCTGGTGGCCGCACTGTTCCTGCTCAAGGAACCGGACACCCCCGGCGACTGGTTCAACATGTTCTGGACATTCGGGCCCGCGACGCTCGCCTTATTGTCCGCGGTACTGATCGGCTCCCTGGTACTCCAGCCGGCCGGCTTCCTCTCGCGCATCCTCAGCCATCCCTGGCTTGCCCGCCCAGGCCGCGACCTGTCCTACGGCCTGTACCTCTGGCACCTGCCGGTCTACCTGCTGCTGATGCCCCTGATCCCGGCGCTGCCGCTCCGCATCGCCTTGACCGCAGTCCTCACCGTGCTGCTGGCTTACGCGTCGTTCCGCCTTGTTGAGCGGCCCCTCAGGCGCTGGGCGAACGAAAGGCTGGAGCCCGCCGTCGTGCGTTCAACTGCTGGACCTTCACCTTCCGTGCCTTCCGCTGCCGGGCCTTCCGCTGCCGGGCCCTCCGCTGCCGGGACTTCAACGCCCGGTCCTGCCGCCCCGGCAGGTGCTGCTGCCAGGCAGCGGGCAGCGGAACCCCAGCCTGCGGGCCAGCTGATCAACTGA
- a CDS encoding SRPBCC family protein, giving the protein MARAENETTINRSPEDVYAFLADGLNNPRWRKGVQKIALKSGTSGSVGAVYSQTLAGPGGRPIAGDYEITKAEPPTRLGFQVVAGPARPTGEYQLTPAPNGTTVRFVLDLQPRGLMRIVAPLVTRTMRSEVSQLARLKAVLEAG; this is encoded by the coding sequence ATGGCCCGCGCCGAAAACGAGACCACCATCAACCGGTCACCGGAAGACGTCTACGCGTTCCTGGCCGACGGACTCAACAACCCCAGGTGGCGCAAAGGCGTACAGAAAATTGCCCTGAAAAGCGGGACGTCCGGCTCAGTTGGTGCGGTCTACAGCCAAACCCTGGCTGGGCCTGGTGGTCGGCCAATCGCCGGGGACTACGAAATCACCAAGGCAGAGCCACCGACCAGGTTGGGCTTCCAGGTGGTGGCAGGTCCTGCCCGTCCGACAGGCGAGTATCAGCTGACGCCTGCTCCCAACGGGACAACTGTCCGCTTCGTCCTGGACCTGCAGCCCCGCGGCCTGATGCGGATCGTGGCGCCCCTGGTCACGCGGACCATGCGCTCCGAGGTCAGCCAACTGGCCAGGCTCAAGGCCGTTCTTGAGGCTGGCTAG
- a CDS encoding RNA polymerase sigma factor: MPRAASSEVAAAVADAYRREWGFVLAATVRVAGDIDAAEEAVQDAYASALSTWCVNGIPRNPGAWLTVTARRRALDMRRRATTAQRALPKLLEPEEYRDGSQDAGDIPDERLRLIFTCCHPALALEAQVALTLRLLCGLSTADVARAFLVPEATMAARITRAKKKIAAAGIPYRVPPASELHERVDGVLSVVYLLYTTGHTAPSGADLMRRDLAERGLELARTLRALLPADPDVAGLLALILLTEARRDARLDEHQEQVLLAHQDRSKWDRHAIEEGVALLREALVSRPPGRFALMAAIAAVHDESGTWSDTDWQEILVLYDLLLERWPSPVVRLNRAIALGFAVGYAEGLAELDALGAEPQLARYPYLAAARADFLSRLGQLEEARVAFQEALILTDNDAERRSLRARMGELAN; the protein is encoded by the coding sequence ATGCCCCGGGCCGCCAGTTCGGAGGTTGCGGCGGCGGTTGCCGACGCGTACCGCCGCGAGTGGGGTTTCGTGCTGGCGGCCACGGTGCGTGTTGCCGGCGACATCGACGCGGCGGAAGAGGCGGTCCAGGACGCCTATGCCAGCGCCTTGTCCACGTGGTGCGTGAACGGGATCCCCAGGAATCCGGGGGCCTGGCTTACGGTGACGGCGCGACGGCGGGCGCTGGACATGCGCCGCCGCGCCACCACCGCACAGCGGGCCCTGCCCAAGCTGCTGGAGCCGGAAGAATACCGCGACGGCTCCCAGGACGCCGGGGACATCCCGGACGAGCGGCTCCGGCTCATTTTCACCTGCTGCCATCCGGCCCTGGCGCTTGAAGCCCAGGTTGCCCTGACGCTGCGGCTACTGTGCGGGTTGTCCACCGCCGACGTGGCGCGCGCGTTCCTGGTTCCGGAGGCCACCATGGCGGCCCGCATCACCCGGGCGAAAAAGAAGATTGCCGCCGCCGGCATCCCCTATCGGGTGCCGCCGGCGTCTGAGCTCCACGAACGCGTGGACGGCGTGTTGTCGGTGGTGTACCTGCTGTACACCACCGGGCACACCGCGCCGTCGGGAGCCGACCTGATGCGGCGCGACCTTGCCGAACGCGGCCTGGAACTGGCCAGGACGCTGCGGGCCCTGCTCCCCGCCGACCCCGATGTTGCAGGGCTGCTGGCCCTGATCCTGCTCACGGAGGCCCGGAGGGATGCCCGGCTGGATGAGCATCAAGAGCAGGTCCTGCTGGCCCACCAGGACCGGTCGAAATGGGACCGGCATGCGATCGAGGAAGGGGTGGCACTGCTGCGGGAGGCCCTGGTTTCGCGGCCGCCGGGCCGGTTCGCCCTGATGGCCGCAATTGCCGCAGTTCACGATGAAAGCGGAACCTGGTCCGACACTGACTGGCAGGAGATCCTGGTCCTGTACGACCTGCTGCTGGAAAGGTGGCCGTCCCCGGTGGTCCGGCTGAACAGGGCCATCGCGCTCGGCTTCGCCGTGGGATATGCAGAAGGCCTGGCAGAGTTGGATGCGCTCGGCGCCGAACCCCAACTGGCCCGTTACCCGTACCTTGCTGCTGCCCGGGCCGATTTCCTGTCCCGGCTTGGCCAGCTGGAGGAGGCCCGGGTGGCGTTCCAAGAAGCGCTGATCCTCACCGACAACGATGCTGAACGGCGATCCCTCCGGGCCCGCATGGGCGAGCTGGCCAACTGA
- a CDS encoding ArsR/SmtB family transcription factor, giving the protein MQTLTHAPVLARFGYAVSDPTRARVLLALAEAPSYPSDLADSLGVSRQSMSNHLTCLRGCGLVVAVPDGRRSRYELADGRIGHAIKDLINVVLAVDPACCAPDGECFA; this is encoded by the coding sequence ATGCAGACCCTCACCCACGCTCCGGTGCTGGCCCGCTTCGGCTACGCCGTGTCGGACCCCACCCGCGCCCGCGTGCTGCTGGCACTCGCGGAAGCCCCGTCCTATCCCTCGGATCTCGCGGACAGCCTGGGGGTGTCCCGGCAGAGCATGTCCAACCACCTGACGTGCCTGCGTGGCTGCGGACTGGTGGTGGCGGTTCCGGACGGGCGCCGGAGCCGCTATGAGCTGGCGGACGGCCGGATCGGCCACGCCATCAAGGACCTGATCAACGTTGTCCTCGCGGTGGACCCTGCCTGCTGCGCCCCGGACGGGGAGTGCTTCGCATGA